A portion of the Melanotaenia boesemani isolate fMelBoe1 chromosome 2, fMelBoe1.pri, whole genome shotgun sequence genome contains these proteins:
- the scaf1 gene encoding LOW QUALITY PROTEIN: splicing factor, arginine/serine-rich 19 (The sequence of the model RefSeq protein was modified relative to this genomic sequence to represent the inferred CDS: inserted 2 bases in 1 codon), translated as MDLTPTPGFKRRPAASSSQGDVRLKSQSPPLCSPTLSVSSPSSAPSSPLSTSSSHHGDPTAYRNHVSRQREVVRMSVATPSSNSACLDCFTSRSMKPSADCEDNGRKREMYDPFSPSDGDKERRVEGEEGEGEKYDPFDPTGSPASDIDDRSDRGREAEGNEKVEEEEKDDEEPPDSTLMDLPSTRPATQLPLRRAEGSRGQAEKTDSDHSEIEEGEIVGAAGRDATNKRAAEEVLPPSTSNVSFFGSKPERILRVLDGDGFVSVCTEGIWEDDRELEEEPPVGVEDLRKKLVSRRKKRLFSAPXPPLSPQPLPPPTSLPQASPPPSPLTPPAEQTSQNHKFSRSSKDREQEKSKDRKAGEKEVRRKKKRKGKEGDQERGKDKERGHKAGKEVKERRSSRSSSRKRKKRRHSSPEASRSCNSSRKGGHSRRSFSSLSEERHREKERDKDRDRTRDRDKDRDKDRGRDRDRDRDHNSSSSHRRSEKVRDSSSRKAKRRSSSRERGPSKRSKRSREKRENSRDRLPERERRRDGRPVVPPSIQDLNGSDLFAIKRTITVTTTTTTTTVPGSPRLTPASPCRPIQGIEPHKRKKRKWHSAGDTEDLGSRSRSRSLSPPRYHSYVSDRYSDKLEIDMLSLDGEALDSDYPSLEDTPPAALPPEPAIPSPKAITKSGQNRPKKKSRALQKLEPSSNRTTRKCLSSLTVTSGSASVSPGLPSVKRARKMGKDKDRDKGSRKDLCRSGKSKKESSSSRKGKLQSKVSVLVREGVSSTTGASVGAGKLSMDLLGSGGTGGGAGSSVVGGSIAVVFCRDNESRSPFLKPCSEPLSLGGRSKDLTSVGKRSILAAPSSSLTTTPGLKPKKTKPSSITSTSSSASSPSSSLATKRRRRLAKKTREKEGATGMMAGDGSQTKAASESWDRASFEVQSASGEGSKSVSPQTGQPGPVPCSSSSSSSSSTSVLPPSSSPPHTPPPSNPPCRDTRESSPDSQTVDSSCKTPDPSFLAEDCPTETSPAPLASSPSSPPPLQGPSLSHTLSTPTAKPPPPDDELKTLASPPSSSSSAGCGLASLPLSSSDPSSSSSVSSSSASKPPPPPPPPAASTLPWSLQTGVDCTTGGVLALTALLFKMEEANIASRAKAQEFIQATSQILSQANQSQSQQHAPPSAAPSSSQIPPPPAVPPPPGLSPAQFILHNSLPLVGCTTTPPTHLHSSMGGGCAQTPPPIMPVGLSGVTGSSGDTGWENESKDPDKYLKKLHTQERAVEEVKLAIKPYYQRKDINKDEYKDILRKAVHKICHSRTGEINPVKVSNLVKLYVQRYKYFRKHGRKMNEEERDDRESGALHSSA; from the exons ATGGACTTGACTCCAACACCAGGCTTCAAACGGAGGCCAGCTGCCTCCTCTTCTCAAGGAGACGTTAGACTGAAATCCCAGAGCCCTCCTTTGTGCTCACCCACCTTATCGGTGTCATCTCCTTCCTCTGCTCCATCTTCACCACTGtccacatcctcctctcaccatGGCGACCCAACAGCTTACAGGAACCATGTAAGCCGTCAGAGAGAGGTGGTCAGAATGTCTGTTGCTACACCTTCATCCAACTCTGCCTGTCTGGATTGTTTTACCTCCAGGTCGATGAAACCAAGTGCTGACTGTGAAGACAATGGCAGGAAAAGGGAGATGTACGATCCTTTCAGTCCAAGTGATGGAGATAAGGAGAGAAGGgtagagggggaggagggggaaggGGAGAAATACGACCCTTTTGACCCCACTGGCTCTCCAGCTTCAGACATAGATGACAGGAGCGACAGAGGCAGGGAAGCGGAGGGAAAcgagaaggtggaggaggaggagaaagatgaCGAAGAACCTCCAGATTCCACCTTAATGGACCTGCCAAGCACCCGTCCGGCCACCCAGCTGCCTCTGAGGAGAGCTGAAGGTAGCAGAGGCCAGGCAGAGAAGACCGACTCTGACCATTCAGAGATCGAGGAGGGGGAGATCGTTGGAGCTGCTGGCAGAGATGCGACCAACAAGAGAGCTGCTGAAGAAGTACTCCCTCCGAGCACCTCCAACGTCTCCTTCTTCGGATCAAAGCCGGAGCGCATCCTCCGGGTGCTGGATGGAGACGGATTTGTGTCCGTGTGCACTGAGGGAATCTGGGAGGATGACCGGGAGCTGGAGGAAGAGCCCCCGGTCGGAGTGGAAGATCTGAGGAAGAAGCTCGtcagcaggaggaaaaaaagattgttttctgctcc cccccccctctctcctcAGCCGTTACCACCTCCCACCTCCCTCCCTCAGGCTtcccctcccccctcccctctcACACCTCCTGCAGAACAAACCAGCCAGAACCACAAGTTCTCCAGGAGCTCCAAGGACCGCGAGCAGGAGAAAAGCAAGGATAGGAAAGCTGGGGAGAAGGAAgtcaggagaaaaaagaaaaggaagggGAAGGAAGGGGATCAGGAGAGGGGCAAAGACAAGGAGCGAGGACATAAAGCTGGAAAAGAAGTTAAAGaaaggaggagcagcaggagcagcagtcggaagaggaagaagagacggCACAGCAGCCCGGAGGCGTCCAGATCCTGTAACTCTTCAAGGAAAGGAGGACACTCCAGGCGCTCCTTTTCAAGCTTATCGGAAGAAAGACACAGAGAGAAGGAAAGGgacaaagacagagacagaaccAGAGACCGAGACAAAGACAGGGATAAAGACAGAGGCCGGGATAGAGACAGAGACCGGGATCACAatagcagcagcagccacagaaGAAGTGAAAAAGTACGAGATTCCAGCTCCAGGAAGGCCAAACGACGTTCAAGCAGCAGGGAGCGGGGCCCCTCCAAGAGGTCCAAAAGAAGCCGGGAAAAGAGGGAGAACAGCCGAGACCGGCTCCCTGAGAGGGAACGCCGACGGGACGGCCGTCCTGTtgtccctccatccatccaagaCCTCAACGGATCCGACCTCTTTGCCATCAAGCGAACCATCACGGtcaccaccaccactaccaccaccaccgtACCCGGCTCCCCGAGACTCACCCCGGCGTCCCCCTGCCGTCCCATCCAGGGCATCGAACCCcacaagaggaagaagaggaagtggCATTCTGCTGGAGACACGGAGGACCTGGGGAGTCGCAGCCGTTCACGGTCGCTCTCTCCTCCGAGGTATCACAGCTACGTGTCAGATCGCTACTCTGACAAGCTGGAGATCGACATGTTGTCATTGGACGGCGAAGCTTTGGACTCTGATTACCCTTCCTTAGAGGACACGCCTCCCGCTGCTCTGCCTCCAGAACCAGCCATCCCCAGCCCCAAAGCCATCACCAAGTCTGGACAAAATCGCCCAAAAAAGAAGTCTCGCGCACTACAGAAGTTGGAACCTTCTTCCAACAGAACCACCAGAAAATGCTTGTCCTCTCTGACAGTCACTTCAGGCTCCGCCTCCGTCTCGCCAGGGCTGCCATCGGTGAAGAGAGCCCGTAAGATGGGGAAGGACAAAGACCGGGACAAAGGCAGCAGAAAGGATCTGTGTCGCTCTGGGAAATCCAAGAAGGAGAGCAGCAGCAGTCGGAAAGGGAAGCTCCAGTCCAAAGTGTCAGTGCTGGTCCGTGAAGGGGTGAGCAGTACCACGGGGGCTTCGGTCGGAGCTGGGAAGCTGAGCATGGACCTCCTCGGGTCCGGAGGTACAGGAGGGGGCGCTGGGAGCTCAGTGGTGGGCGGCTCCATTGCTGTAGTGTTCTGTAGAGATAACGAAAGCAGGTCACCGTTCCTCAAACCGTGTTCGGAGCCACTTTCTCTTGGGGGCCGCAGCAAGGACCTTACCAGTGTGGGAAAACGGAGCATTCTGGCGGCACCGTCATCATCCTTAACCACCACCCCTGGACTGAAACCCAAGAAAACCAAACCCAGCTCCATCacatccacctcctcctccgCTTCCTCCCCCTCGTCATCCCTGGCAACCAAGCGCCGCCGTCGTCTTGCCAAGAAGACGAGGGAGAAGGAAGGAGCGACCGGAATGATGGCCGGAGATGGCAGCCAAACCAAAGCTGCGTCTGAGTCCTGGGACAGAGCGTCCTTCGAAGTCCAGTCAGCCAGTGGAGAGGGCAGCAAGTCCGTCAGTCCACAGACTGGACAACCTGGTCCTGTACCCTGCTCCTCATCCTCgtcctcatcctcctctaccAGCGTGCTCCCCCCCTCTTCCtccccaccacacacacctcCACCCTCTAACCCTCCTTGTCGGGACACCAGGGAGTCTTCACCAGACTCTCAGACTGTGGACAGCAGCTGTAAGACACCAGACCCGTCTTTCCTGGCGGAGGACTGTCCAACTGAGACCAGCCCAGCCCCCCTGGCCTCCAGTCCGTCCAGTCCACCCCCCCTCCAGGGACCTAGCCTTAGCCACACTCTGTCTACACCCACTGCCAAGCCCCCCCCTCCAGACGATGAACTGAAAACTCTGGCTTCGCCTCCAAGCTCGTCTTCATCAGCAGGCTGTGGTCTCGCTTCCCTGCCTCTGTCTTCATCTGacccctcctcctcatcctcggtctcctcctcctctgccagcaagcctcctcctcctccccccccTCCAGCTGCATCCACCCTCCCCTGGAGTTTGCAGACTGGGGTGGACTGCACGACCGGAGGAGTTCTAGCAT TGACTGCTCTGCTCTTCAAAATGGAGGAGGCCAACATCGCCAGCAGGGCAAAAGCACAGGAGTTCATTCAGGCGACCAGCCAG ATCCTGTCCCAGGCCAATCAGAGCCAGTCCCAGCAGCATGCCCCGCCTTCTGCAGCTCCCTCATCCTCACAGATCCCCCCACCTCCTGCTGTGCCCCCACCTCCTGGTTTGAGCCCAGCCCAGTTCATCCTCCACAATTCCCTCCCATTGGTTGGCTGCACTACAACTCCACCCACCCACCTGCACTCCTCCATGGGGGGTGGGTGTGCTCAGACCCCACCCCCCATCATGCCTGTGGGGCTGTCAGGAGTGACTGGGAGCTCTGGTGACACAGGATGGGAGAATGAGAGCAAAGACCCAGATAAG TATCTGAAGAAGCTGCACACGCAGGAGCGGGCGGTGGAGGAGGTGAAGCTCGCCATCAAACCTTACTATCAGCGCAAGGACATCAACAAGGACGAGTACAAGGACATCCTCAGGAAAGCCGTGCATAAG ATCTGCCACAGCCGCACCGGAGAGATCAACCCAGTGAAAGTCAGCAACCTGGTGAAACTGTACGTGCAGCGCTACAAGTACTTCCGGAAACACGGACGCAAGATGAACGAAGAGGAGAGGGATGACCGGGAGTCGGGAGCGCTGCACTCCTCCGCCTGA
- the snrnp70 gene encoding LOW QUALITY PROTEIN: U1 small nuclear ribonucleoprotein 70 kDa (The sequence of the model RefSeq protein was modified relative to this genomic sequence to represent the inferred CDS: deleted 1 base in 1 codon), producing the protein MTQFLPPNLLALFAPRDPIPFLPQLVKLPHEKHHNQPYCGIAPFIRHFEDPRDAPPPTRAETREERLERKRREKIERRQAEVETELKLWDPHNDPNAQGDAFKTLFVARVNYDTTESKLRREFEVYGPIKRIYIVYNKRTGKPRGYAFIEYEHERDMHSAYKHADGKKIDGRRVLVDVERGRTVKGWLPRRLGGGLGGTRRGGADVNIKHSGRDDASRYDDRPLGGDRDRGDRRERSRDRDRDKDRERRRSRSRERRRHTRSRERERERDRQIGAGEDTPTGGGSSRRRERERERGGGGGSSSSSSSRRRDSRSRERSRDRKRRSRSRDRKRDRERGKGLDGEEVGQGDSAPDGGERVMEEHEGEGGEGMEERRDRDRDRRRSHRDRDRRRGDRDRDREHKRERGDRDRERREERHGSSREDMGPQDVMGNEDDCVPPQMEYSQDGMMDQQLVPSTDDYGSGENGYKMEAPGDEY; encoded by the exons ATGACGCAGTTTCTACCACCGAACCTGCTGGCCCTGTTCGCACCGCGGGACCCCATTCCCTTCCTACCTCAGCTGGTCAAGCTGCCCCACGAGAAGCACCACAACCAGCCGTACTGTGGCATAGCTCCCTTCATCAGGCACTTCGAG GACCCAAGAGATGCTCCTCCACCCACCCGAGCAGAGACCCGCGAGGAGCGCCTGGAGAGAAAG AGGCGAGAGAAGATTGAAAGACGACAGGCTGAAGTGGAAACAGAACTAAAGCTTT GGGACCCACATAACGACCCAAATGCACAAGGAGACGCCTTCAAGACTTTGTTTGTTGCACGAGTG AACTATGATACTACAGAGTCCAAGCTTCGCCGTGAGTTTGAAGTCTATGGCCCCATTAAACGG ATCTACATCGTCTACAACAAGAGGACGGGGAAACCCCGGGGCTATGCATTCATTGAGTATGAGCATGAGCGGGACATGCACT CTGCTTATAAACATGCAGATGGGAAGAAGATCGATGGCCGCAGGGTGTTGGTGGATGTGGAACGAGGACGTACCGTCAAAGGGTGGCTCCCTCGCAGACTAG GAGGTGGATTGGGAGGAACAAGGAGAGGTGGGGCTGATGTCAACATCAAGCACTCTGGACGAGACGATGCGTCTCGTTACGATGACCGTCCTCTGGGGGG TGACCGGGACCGCGGGGACAGGAGGGAGCGCAGCCGGGACCGCGACCGGGACAAGGACCGAGAACGTCGGAGGTCCCGGTCCCGCGAAAGGCGTCGACACACCCGATCCAGGGAgcgagagagggagagggacagGCAGATCGGGGCGGGCGAGGACACCCCCACTGGCGGCGGTAGCAGCCGACGGCGGGAACGAGAGAGGGAACGCGGGGGGGGCgggggcagcagcagcagcagcagcagcaggaggagg gacagcagGAGCAGGGAGAGGAGTCGCGACCGGAAGAGGAGAAGCCGGAGTCGGGACCGCAAAAGAGACAGGGAGAGAGGGAAAGGGCTGGACGGGGAGGAGGTGGGACAGGGAGACAGCGCTCCGGACGGCGGGGAGCGGGTGATGGAGGAGCATGAGGGAGAAGGGGGGGAGGGTATGGAGGAGCGTAGAGACAGGGATAGGGACAGGAGGCGGAGCCACAGGGACAGAGACAGGCGTAGAGGAGATCGGGACAGAGACAGGGAGCACAAGAGGGAACGCGGGGACAGAGACAGGGAGCGGCGAGAGGAGCGCCACGGGTCCTCACGGGAGGACATGGGTCCCCAGGACGTCATGGGCAACGAGGACGACTGCGTCCCCCCACAGATGGAGTACAGCCAGGACGGGATGATGGACCAGCAGCTTGTCCCGTCCACTGACGATTACGGATCCGGAGAGAACGGCTACAAGATGGAGGCTCCGGGAGATGAGTACTGA